A stretch of DNA from Deltaproteobacteria bacterium HGW-Deltaproteobacteria-6:
TGCCGGAAGGCTGAAAATGGAGCGGGCGACCGGGCTCGAACCGGCGACGTCCAGCTTGGGAAGCTGACATTCTACCGCTGAATTACGCCCGCTCACGGCTTGAGACTTTTATTCAAGAGGCTTTATTTGTCAAGGAATTTCTCGACACGCGACTTCTTTACATACGCTCTTTGTCTGTTCCGGATGCGGCAGCGGGATCCGTAATGAAATAATTAATATTAAAGTTTTTTAAAACGTTTAACTGTGTTATACGAAAAATCATCAAAATAACGATGGATGAACAACCTATGGAACCTCTTAAAGGCTCGCAACGAAAATATTTACGCGCGCAGGCGCATCATTTGAAACCGCTGGTGATCATCGGCGCCAAAGGCATAACCGAGCAGCTCCTCGGCTCGGTTGACCTGGCCTTGAAAGACCACGAACTGATAAAAGTTAAATTCGGCGAATTCAAAACCGCCAAAAAAGCAATGTCCTCAGAAATTGCCGAAGCCACTAAAAGCGAACTCGTCGGTCTGATCGGCAATATCGCAATCTTCTACCGACCCTGCCCGCAGACGGAAAAAAGAAAAATTAAACTACCTTAGTGACGGTGCTACCTTCTGGTCAGTTGCCGGTACTTGATTCGGTGCGGCTGGCTGGCGGCGGCGCCCAGTCTGCTTTTGCGGTCTTCCTCGTATTCGGAATAGTTGCCGTCAAAGAAAAGAACCTTGCTGTCGCCTTCAAAGGCCAGGATGTGCGTGCAGATTCTGTCCAGAAACCAGCGGTCGTGGCTGATGACGACAACACAGCCGGCAAAACTCTCCAGCGAGTCTTCCAGCGCTCGCAGGGTGTTCACGTCCAGATCGTTCGTGGGTTCGTCAAGCAGCAGGACATTGCCGCCTTCCTTGAGCATCCGGGCCAGATGTACACGGTTGCGTTCACCGCCTGACAGCATCCCGACTTTCTTTTGCTGATCGGTGCCGGAAAAATTAAACCGTGACACGTACGCACGCGAATTGATCTGCCGGCTGCCGACGGCAATCATATCCTGCCCATCGGAAATCATCTCCCAGATGTTCTTTTCCGGATCAAGCGCGTCGCGGCTCTGATCAACATAAGCAAGCTTCACGGTTTCGCCGATGCGGATCGTTCCGGAATCCGGTGTTTCCTGCCCTGTGATCATGCGGAAAAGCGTGGTCTTGCCGGCGCCGTTGGGGCCGATCACGCCGACGATACCGCCTGGCGGCAGGGAAAAAGTCATGCCTTCAACAAGCAGTTTATCGCCATAGCCTTTATTTACGTCTTTTGCCTCGATCACCAGGTCGCCCAGCCGGGGACCCGGCGCAATAAAGATTTCTCGCGTACCGGATTCCTTTTCCTGGGTTGTACCCAGCAACTCTTCATAAGCATTGATACGCGCCTTGGATTTGGCGTGCCGTCCCTTGGGCGACATGCGGATCCATTCCAGCTCGCGCTCCAGGGTTTTGATTCTTGCGCTTTCCGTTTTTTCTTCATTCTTCAGGCGGTTTTGCTTTTGCGTGAGCCACGAGGAATAATTCCCCTGCCAGGGAATGCCCTGGCCGCGGTCGAGCTCAAGGATCCAACCGGCAACATTATCCAGGAAATAACGGTCGTGGGTAACGGCAATGATCGTGCCCTCGTATTTTTGCAGATGATGCTCCAGCCAGGCAACGGATTCGGCGTCCAGATGGTTGGTCGGTTCGTCCAGAAGCAGAATGTCGGGTTTCTGTAAAAGCAGACGGCACAGGGCGACCCGGCGTTTTTCACCGCCGGAGAGCACTTTGATCAATGTGTCGCCGGGCGGGCAGCGCAGTGCGTCCATTGCCATTTCAAGTCGCGAGTCCATATCCCACGCATCCAGCGCGTCCATCTTCTCCTGCAGGGCGGCCTGCCGGTCGCAGAGCTTCGTCATTTCCTCGTCCGACATTTCCTCGCCAAACTTCTCGTTGACAGCGTTGTACTCGTTGATCACATCCATTGTGGACTGTACGCCCTGCTCCACAATCTGGCGCACTGTTTTAGCGTCGTCGAGACGCGGTTCCTGCTCCAGGTAGCCCACTGTATAACCCGGGGAAAGAATGGTCTTGCCCAGAAATTCATCATCCACACCCGCCAGAATCTTCAGAAGCGAGCTTTTGCCGGATCCGTTTAAACCGATCACGCCGATTTTCGCGCCGTAGAAATAAGACAGATAGATGTCCTTCAGCACCGGCTTTTTTTCATAAACCTTGCTGACTCCGATCATGGAGTAAATTACTTTGTTTCCTTCATTCGCCATGGAACGCTGGTCCTCCGGAAGAGCAGATCACCCTTAAATGTAGGGGAAAATATTCTGAATGATGATGTTGAAGTTGTCCTGAATCTTGTCATGGCCTTCGATCATTCCCATATGCCCGGGTAAAAGCAACTCGATATCGAGATCGGACAGCGTCACAATGCTTTTTTTCAGCAGCGATCCGTTGCCTCCAGGAAAATCCGTGCGGCCGACATTCTGCTGGAACACGACGTCGCCGCAGAACAGGGCCTTCTTTACAGGCCAGTAGAGGCCGATAGATCCGGGTGTATGACCAGGAATTGAAATCACTTTGAAGACCTGGTCGCCCAGCTCAAGCTTGCCGTCCTCCATCTGCATGTTGATCTGCATCTGCGGCACGGTGATGCCGAAGAGACCGTAGAGTTCGCCGCCGACGCCTTTGAGGAAATCCATTTCCTTGCGGTGCAGGGCGATCTTTACCTTTTCCTGATCAAAAAGTTCGGAGCCCTGAAAGTGATCGGGATGCGAATGCGTATTGATCACGTACTTGATGTCTTTCTTCTTGATGCCGTCATTGGCCATCTGATTGAGCAAATCGGGCAGATAGCGCGTCAGACCCGGATCAATAAGCGCCTGTACATTTCCTCCGATGTAGTAGCTGTTGCAGTTGTTGTCAAAGTAGTTTGCCCATTCGTAAATGTAAATGTCATCTCGATACTTCATTTCGGACCCTTTCCTCTTTCTATTGTTCTTATGATCTTGAATCTTTTGCCGCGCGCGGTGCATTCACTTTCTGATCCAACCACTTCGCCAGGTCAGCGGCGGATTTTTCCCAGCCCGTTTCCAGCATCGGCAGGTGAGCAAATTGCTGATATTCAATATAGTCAGCTTGCAAAAAATCGGCCAATCCCCTCTGCATGGATGCCGGAGCAACCACATCTCTGGCGCACCCGATAACCAGCTTTGGGCACTTTATCCTCGATGGATAGACAGGGTAGCCCTGAGTCACCTGATAGCCGACAACCAGAGATTCGGCAACAAACATGTCAAAAAAAGCTTTGCGTTCCTCCGGGGCAATGTTGTTGAGTACGGTCTGTTCCGCCATTGCGAAGGTCGGTTTAACCGGTTTCATGTTCATCATGCCCCACATGTTTTTGATGATCGTTCCGGAATAGGGCAGATCATTCTGAACTTCGAGGGCAACGCCAAGCGGGGGCGCACTGGCCATGGTAACGAGCGCGGTAATTGAATCGATATGTTCCGCTGTTTTCTGGGCAATCAATCCGCCCAGGCTGTGTCCAATCAATGCGCAATTTTCAATATTGAGGCGACGGATGACTTTTTCCACATCATCCAGATAGTCTTCCAGCGTCACCTGCGCCAACGCTTCTTCCCGATCCGACGGAAAATGGCCGCGCAAGTTCACCGCATAGACTTCCCATCCCTGATCAGCAAAGTATGGAAGATAATTCTTCCAGTACTGACTTGTTCCCCATGCGCCGTGAATAAAAAGCAGGGGACTGGCGTGCCGAATTTTCACGGGCCGGATTTTATCCAGCGCCAGATTTTCAATCTTCATCTTCAACAAACAGTCATTGCCTTTTCAGCTTGAATTTCTGCCCCCAATATTCAGTTTATCAGGTTTTTGCTTTACGCGGAACAAAAATCCAAAGCAGAATATAGACAAGGAATCCTGTCCCGACGCAAAGAGCCAGCAACGTAAACAATAAACGCCATACCCAGGAAGGAACAGGAGTGTGCTCTCCCAATCCGCCGCAGACGCCGCCAATCCAGCGGTCTGTCTCGGACTTTGTAAAGTTATGCAGCCAGTCATTTTGTGTCATGGATTCATCCCCCCCCGTAACAAACGATTACCGCCATTTCGCAGATCATCATCATTCATTTACGTTATTGGATGACCATCTGCCTTTGAATCTCTGAAACCACTCATGCAGACAAGCGAAAAAACTTTAATTTGACTGCCTTATTCCAAATTGTGTTCTTTGTGCCGCTTTATTTCATTTTAAGACGTTATCCAGAGGCATATCTTTCGAGCTGTGTCCAACTTTAACAATATTCCCTGCTTTGTCCAACAGCATGATCATGGGCACACCAATAACATTGTATGCGTTTCCAACGCTGCCGTCTTCATCCAGCAGCGTCCGATAGGGCAGTGAATTGCTCTGAGCAAACCTTATTACTTTTTTTGCCGGCTCCATGATGTTAATGTAAATAACCTCCAGACCACGCGGCGAATAGGTCCTATGAACTTCTTTATATTTGGGAATTTCCGCGCGGCATCCGGGGCACCAGGTTGTTCCGAAAAAAATCAGAACCGGCTTGCCTCGCTGAGCGCTCAGTCGGAATGTTTTTCCCTGCACGTCTTTGAGGGTAAAATCCGGCGCCTGGGTCAGCTCTGGCTTGAAGGGCGCATTGGGAATATACTGGCCCCAGGCAGCCGCTGGCGGAGCCAGGAAAACAACCATCAGGAAAGCCATAATAATATTAAAATATTTACGCATGGTACTCCTTTTTTTCTTAAAAAGACAGCGTGCCGGCAGTATACAGGAAATATTGGGCAGCGCCAATCAAAATAACGCCAAAAACCCTTGTGATGACAGTCATCCAGGCGCCGGACCGTGGGAGTGAAGAAATAAATCCCGTAAATGTACCCACCAGGATCAGGAGCGTCCCCATTCCAAAGGCAAAAATAAAGAGAAGGCCGATACCCATTATCAGATTACTCTTGAGTGCCACAAAACCCAGCAACACACCGAGCACCGGCGCGGTGCATGGACCGATCACAAAACCGGAAGCCGCACCCAGCAAAAAACTGGGAGCAAATCCTTTTTTCCCGCCGCCGGAATATTTAAGAATGCTTTGCGGAATCGGGATTGATATTTTAAAAACATCAAGCATGGCCAATCCCATGATCAGGCAAACGTTCGCCATGATAATATAGACAAGCGGGGTTGTCTGCATTTGCCCGAAGAGCCTTCCCGACAGGGCAGCCGCCGCTCCTAGGGCGGCATATGTCACGGACATCCCCAGAACATAAAACAGTGACAGCAGGAAGCCGCGTAGTTTTGATGATGCACCCTGCGCACCAATGAAACCGACCGTCACGGGAATGAGAGGATAAGTACAGGGTGTGAAGCTGATCACCACCCCGCCCAGATATGCCGCCAAAAATGAAAGAAAAACAGAATCTTGAATATACAAAGATACATTACTGACCAGATTTTCAATCAACCTTTTTACCCTCAATATGATTTATACAACAAACGATATGGAAATTACTTTCCAGCGTCAAGGAAAAAATTAACGGCGGGTGGCCAGATTCATCGTACAATCTTAAAGACAGGCAAAAAAAGAACAGGCGGATGGGCTGTTTTTTTTATGGTGCATAGCCTTTTTTTAGATCATGATCAACCGGCAGGCGTCATTTCTATTAATGACGGATCATAATCGTCCGGCTTCTCATACCCCAGAAGATTCAGAAGGGTTGCCGCTATATTGGACAGGCCTTTTTCCCGGATATCCGCCATACGATATTCCCCTTGGTAAAGGGGGTCATAAATGACAAAGGGGACCGGATTAAGGGAATGCGCTGTTTTGACTGATTTTGTGCCTTTTTTATCTGTGGTGAACATTTCGTCCGCATTGCCGTGGTCAGCCGTGATAACGGCAATGCCTTCCATTTCTTTGATCAGAACCACCAGATCGCCGACACACTTATCCACTGTTTCGACCGCGATAATGGCCGCCTCCATC
This window harbors:
- a CDS encoding ribosome assembly RNA-binding protein YhbY is translated as MEPLKGSQRKYLRAQAHHLKPLVIIGAKGITEQLLGSVDLALKDHELIKVKFGEFKTAKKAMSSEIAEATKSELVGLIGNIAIFYRPCPQTEKRKIKLP
- a CDS encoding energy-dependent translational throttle protein EttA, with the protein product MANEGNKVIYSMIGVSKVYEKKPVLKDIYLSYFYGAKIGVIGLNGSGKSSLLKILAGVDDEFLGKTILSPGYTVGYLEQEPRLDDAKTVRQIVEQGVQSTMDVINEYNAVNEKFGEEMSDEEMTKLCDRQAALQEKMDALDAWDMDSRLEMAMDALRCPPGDTLIKVLSGGEKRRVALCRLLLQKPDILLLDEPTNHLDAESVAWLEHHLQKYEGTIIAVTHDRYFLDNVAGWILELDRGQGIPWQGNYSSWLTQKQNRLKNEEKTESARIKTLERELEWIRMSPKGRHAKSKARINAYEELLGTTQEKESGTREIFIAPGPRLGDLVIEAKDVNKGYGDKLLVEGMTFSLPPGGIVGVIGPNGAGKTTLFRMITGQETPDSGTIRIGETVKLAYVDQSRDALDPEKNIWEMISDGQDMIAVGSRQINSRAYVSRFNFSGTDQQKKVGMLSGGERNRVHLARMLKEGGNVLLLDEPTNDLDVNTLRALEDSLESFAGCVVVISHDRWFLDRICTHILAFEGDSKVLFFDGNYSEYEEDRKSRLGAAASQPHRIKYRQLTRR
- a CDS encoding MBL fold metallo-hydrolase; its protein translation is MHRARQKIQDHKNNRKRKGSEMKYRDDIYIYEWANYFDNNCNSYYIGGNVQALIDPGLTRYLPDLLNQMANDGIKKKDIKYVINTHSHPDHFQGSELFDQEKVKIALHRKEMDFLKGVGGELYGLFGITVPQMQINMQMEDGKLELGDQVFKVISIPGHTPGSIGLYWPVKKALFCGDVVFQQNVGRTDFPGGNGSLLKKSIVTLSDLDIELLLPGHMGMIEGHDKIQDNFNIIIQNIFPYI
- a CDS encoding thiol:disulfide interchange protein, translated to MILRVKRLIENLVSNVSLYIQDSVFLSFLAAYLGGVVISFTPCTYPLIPVTVGFIGAQGASSKLRGFLLSLFYVLGMSVTYAALGAAAALSGRLFGQMQTTPLVYIIMANVCLIMGLAMLDVFKISIPIPQSILKYSGGGKKGFAPSFLLGAASGFVIGPCTAPVLGVLLGFVALKSNLIMGIGLLFIFAFGMGTLLILVGTFTGFISSLPRSGAWMTVITRVFGVILIGAAQYFLYTAGTLSF